The Actinocatenispora sera genome has a window encoding:
- a CDS encoding DUF4231 domain-containing protein: MNQDESASSVGEQPRPRMRGRQAEWQNIIDHDDRPWHPDHIRSRILDAEEQQALQRIWRRVGLIWAIFGNVILVAATVVVSLLEGDAIERLRIYAYVLTILSLAGSPFLIYYQYKRSRNVRLFIKKLNLVLRKNKHLSGDEEETQSDPVLAHQKQYRDEMPDIIADFREGANKYRSVHNRWQSVIIIGSVLTSAITTASVSFGYVRWVAVVVSFIVGLAAGFTGYFKYRERSFNLQWTSDAIEREYQSVELRVGKYANRSEPEAFALFASVVEQLRDEQAKRQQQLDQHVEIKREQ, translated from the coding sequence ATGAACCAGGACGAAAGTGCATCAAGCGTGGGCGAGCAGCCAAGGCCCAGGATGCGTGGGCGGCAAGCCGAGTGGCAGAACATCATCGACCATGACGACCGCCCATGGCATCCAGACCACATCAGAAGCAGGATATTGGACGCTGAAGAACAGCAGGCACTACAAAGGATCTGGCGTAGAGTCGGGTTGATCTGGGCGATCTTCGGAAACGTTATCCTGGTCGCCGCTACGGTTGTGGTGAGCCTTCTTGAAGGCGACGCTATCGAACGCCTCCGCATTTATGCGTACGTACTAACCATCCTCTCATTGGCCGGATCGCCGTTCCTGATCTACTACCAGTACAAGAGATCCAGAAACGTCCGCCTCTTCATTAAAAAGCTGAACCTGGTGCTCAGGAAAAACAAGCATCTGTCTGGCGATGAGGAGGAAACACAGTCAGATCCCGTACTAGCACATCAAAAGCAGTATCGTGATGAGATGCCAGACATCATCGCCGATTTCCGAGAGGGCGCCAACAAGTATCGGTCGGTTCATAACCGCTGGCAAAGCGTGATCATTATTGGTTCTGTCCTGACCTCTGCAATCACAACAGCCTCGGTCAGCTTCGGCTACGTCCGCTGGGTTGCCGTGGTCGTCAGCTTCATCGTGGGGTTGGCTGCCGGGTTCACTGGGTACTTTAAGTACCGGGAACGAAGCTTCAATCTTCAGTGGACATCAGACGCAATCGAGCGTGAGTACCAGTCCGTTGAGTTGCGGGTCGGAAAATACGCCAATCGCTCCGAGCCCGAGGCATTCGCTTTGTTTGCCTCCGTTGTTGAGCAGCTGCGCGATGAGCAGGCCAAGCGGCAACAGCAGCTTGACCAGCACGTTGAGATTAAGCGCGAGCAGTAA
- a CDS encoding DUF4236 domain-containing protein has translation MSFYVRKSLRAGPFRFNLSRSGIGVSAGLPGFRVGSGPRGNYVRVDVAGVHYQTSFSTKRRGRSGSTPRVSPAAPSPVPSDVIMLETTGTDATRLEPTGPGDLVEQLNQAGRRHLWWPWVAAAVVIVAAVSGVGGLVVLPLGAVGVVWLALWERARRTAVAFYDVTGPAATWFQGLVDGYPPLVGMAGAWRIQASGTVTGTYQYKINSGASNVVRRVAASFTLAPRTTLVTNIAVPSVRCGRDALLFLPDRVLVCSGRSWSDVAYGELRVSMNPTRFIESGGVPRDGTRVGSTWRYVNVKGGPDRRYKNNRQLPVMLYGTLEFWSTTGLRWIIDCSRVDAARWLSSVVAVAGPAVPPAPPASPASRPAPGLQPRPPIRPRPSVSVLTPSVAPPAPPRIPVQPSSEVHERTRFARPGKSGILFAYGDLDHADGLVRVGGPYAVIDLETTGLSAARGDRVVELAIARVDASGRIEDEYATLINPDGRDTGPVFIHGISNDQVRDAPRFREVVDEVLNRLDGCVVVAHNAAFEEGFLAAELRRTGITVGPLPALCTLWLAQQTLTAPNFKLATLARHAGVAMPDAHAALGMSARWQLCCR, from the coding sequence GTGAGCTTCTACGTGCGAAAGAGCCTTCGTGCCGGGCCGTTTCGCTTCAACCTCTCGCGTTCGGGTATCGGTGTCAGTGCAGGTCTTCCGGGCTTTCGGGTAGGTAGCGGGCCGCGGGGAAACTATGTTCGCGTCGACGTAGCCGGGGTCCATTACCAGACCTCATTCAGCACGAAGCGGCGTGGGCGGAGCGGCTCCACGCCGCGGGTATCGCCCGCGGCACCGTCGCCCGTGCCAAGCGACGTGATCATGCTCGAAACGACCGGCACCGATGCCACGAGGTTGGAGCCGACTGGCCCCGGGGATCTGGTGGAACAGCTTAACCAGGCTGGGCGCAGGCACCTGTGGTGGCCGTGGGTGGCTGCGGCGGTCGTCATCGTTGCTGCGGTGTCGGGTGTCGGCGGGCTTGTTGTGCTGCCCCTCGGTGCGGTGGGCGTCGTGTGGTTGGCGCTCTGGGAACGGGCGCGTCGCACCGCAGTTGCCTTCTACGACGTGACCGGGCCGGCAGCGACGTGGTTCCAGGGGCTCGTCGACGGGTATCCACCGCTGGTCGGGATGGCCGGGGCTTGGCGGATCCAGGCTTCCGGCACAGTGACGGGTACATATCAGTACAAGATCAACAGCGGTGCCAGCAATGTCGTGAGGCGGGTAGCCGCCTCTTTCACGCTGGCGCCGCGCACCACCTTGGTCACGAACATCGCGGTGCCTTCTGTGCGGTGCGGTCGAGACGCGCTGTTGTTTCTTCCCGATCGGGTCCTGGTTTGTTCGGGGCGATCCTGGAGCGATGTGGCGTACGGCGAGCTGCGTGTGTCGATGAACCCGACACGCTTCATCGAGAGTGGCGGCGTACCGCGTGACGGCACCCGGGTCGGCTCGACCTGGCGGTACGTGAACGTCAAGGGTGGCCCGGATCGTCGCTACAAGAACAATCGACAGCTTCCGGTCATGCTCTACGGCACGCTGGAGTTCTGGTCGACGACCGGCCTGCGATGGATCATCGATTGCTCGCGGGTCGACGCGGCGAGGTGGCTGTCGTCGGTCGTTGCAGTTGCCGGGCCTGCCGTTCCTCCGGCGCCGCCCGCCTCGCCGGCTTCTCGCCCTGCGCCGGGGCTCCAACCGCGACCACCGATCCGGCCGCGACCATCGGTCTCCGTCTTGACGCCGTCCGTCGCGCCGCCGGCGCCACCGCGGATCCCTGTGCAGCCGTCCAGCGAGGTGCACGAGCGGACGCGATTCGCCAGGCCTGGTAAGTCCGGCATCCTCTTTGCCTACGGCGATCTGGATCACGCCGACGGGCTGGTCAGAGTCGGCGGTCCGTACGCCGTCATCGATCTGGAAACAACCGGCCTGTCCGCTGCGCGAGGGGATCGAGTTGTCGAGCTTGCGATCGCTCGCGTCGATGCCTCTGGTCGGATCGAGGACGAGTACGCCACCCTGATCAACCCGGATGGGCGTGACACTGGTCCTGTCTTCATCCACGGCATCAGCAATGATCAGGTCCGGGATGCGCCGCGCTTCCGTGAGGTCGTGGACGAGGTGCTGAACCGGCTCGACGGGTGCGTTGTCGTGGCCCACAACGCGGCGTTCGAGGAAGGATTCCTGGCCGCCGAACTGCGCCGGACGGGCATCACCGTCGGGCCGCTTCCTGCCTTGTGCACGCTGTGGCTTGCCCAACAGACGCTAACTGCCCCCAACTTCAAGCTTGCCACCCTTGCGCGGCACGCCGGTGTGGCGATGCCCGATGCACACGCGGCGCTCGGGATGTCCGCACGGTGGCAGCTCTGTTGCCGCTGA
- a CDS encoding AAA family ATPase, protein MFVDGAYVSSGAVGSAQRSRWPWSVPAVAQLLDDGPLRFTAPVTFLVGDNGSGKSTLVEAIAEGFGLDSYGGKAGRKYSPHAKSTRTPLGEVLRLDLAPPGSRMVQGPRLQKKGFFLRAETAFQLTERLGGRAGYWDEDTTAMSHGEGFLTMFRTMMAEPGFYVMDEPESALSFAASLQLVALMHELGESGAQVVCATHSPILASTPGADIVEVGEWGFRRSSWSELELVDNWRRYLDRPQAYLRHLIGEQAQT, encoded by the coding sequence GTGTTCGTCGATGGTGCGTACGTGTCGAGCGGCGCGGTCGGCTCGGCGCAGCGGTCGCGGTGGCCGTGGTCGGTGCCGGCGGTGGCGCAGCTGCTCGATGATGGGCCGCTGCGGTTCACCGCGCCGGTGACGTTTCTGGTGGGCGACAACGGTTCGGGCAAGTCGACGCTGGTGGAGGCGATCGCCGAGGGGTTCGGGCTGGATTCTTACGGTGGGAAGGCTGGCCGGAAGTATTCGCCGCATGCCAAGTCGACGCGTACTCCGCTGGGTGAGGTGCTGCGGCTGGATCTGGCCCCGCCGGGCTCGCGCATGGTGCAGGGTCCGCGGTTGCAGAAGAAGGGGTTCTTCCTGCGGGCGGAGACCGCGTTCCAGCTCACCGAGCGGCTCGGTGGCCGGGCCGGGTACTGGGATGAGGACACCACGGCCATGTCGCACGGTGAAGGCTTTCTGACCATGTTCCGGACGATGATGGCGGAGCCGGGCTTCTACGTGATGGATGAGCCGGAGTCGGCGTTGTCGTTCGCGGCGAGCTTGCAGCTGGTGGCGCTGATGCACGAGCTGGGCGAGTCGGGCGCGCAGGTGGTGTGCGCGACGCACTCGCCGATCCTGGCCTCCACGCCCGGGGCGGACATCGTCGAGGTTGGTGAGTGGGGGTTTCGCCGGTCGTCGTGGTCGGAGCTGGAATTGGTGGACAACTGGCGACGGTACCTGGACAGGCCGCAGGCGTACCTGCGGCACCTGATCGGGGAGCAGGCGCAGACGTGA
- a CDS encoding phosphotransferase has protein sequence MSRPVLAVEASDEVFTAWMRTNLDQAAKRFGLRLAGAPVLGWRLRSIGARADGPDGPRWLRVVSEYPEYAGGDALTGNADASALPLPEIPRVVEVWQWQAEGRVQRAEASTLLPGAVVSTTDVLADDPGLSEDWWTTMRSRLDALRATPTTRVHQGAEAVAARTESMLGAAVRVQRWETVHGDLHWGNLMRPFGILDWELWGRGPAGTDAATLLLCALPVPAVAERVAELFADVLDTDDGRVAQMAVAARMLARIAGGDYPQLAEPVRHHLARLGVRGYR, from the coding sequence GTGAGCCGGCCGGTGCTGGCCGTCGAGGCATCCGACGAGGTGTTCACCGCGTGGATGCGCACCAACCTCGACCAGGCGGCCAAGCGGTTCGGGCTGCGGCTGGCCGGCGCGCCGGTGCTGGGTTGGCGGCTGCGGTCGATCGGCGCACGCGCTGACGGTCCCGACGGGCCGCGGTGGCTGCGGGTGGTGTCGGAGTATCCGGAGTACGCCGGCGGCGATGCCCTGACCGGCAACGCGGACGCCAGCGCACTGCCGTTGCCGGAGATCCCCCGGGTGGTGGAGGTGTGGCAGTGGCAGGCCGAAGGGCGGGTGCAGCGAGCCGAGGCATCGACGCTGCTGCCCGGCGCGGTCGTGTCAACGACCGACGTACTCGCCGACGACCCCGGCCTATCGGAGGACTGGTGGACGACGATGCGGAGCCGGCTCGATGCGCTCCGGGCCACGCCGACGACGCGGGTGCACCAGGGCGCCGAGGCGGTGGCTGCCCGGACGGAGTCGATGCTCGGTGCCGCGGTGCGGGTCCAGCGGTGGGAGACGGTGCACGGGGATCTGCACTGGGGCAACCTGATGCGCCCGTTCGGGATTCTGGACTGGGAGTTGTGGGGCCGCGGCCCGGCCGGCACCGACGCCGCGACGCTGCTGCTGTGTGCGCTGCCGGTACCGGCGGTCGCCGAGCGGGTCGCCGAGCTGTTCGCTGACGTGCTCGACACCGATGACGGTCGGGTGGCGCAGATGGCCGTCGCCGCCCGGATGTTGGCTCGCATCGCGGGCGGCGACTATCCGCAGCTGGCCGAGCCGGTGCGGCATCACCTGGCCCGGCTCGGGGTCCGCGGCTACCGGTAG
- a CDS encoding radical SAM protein has product MSTDLSFMWLEITGRCQLSCAHCYADSGPSGDHGTMTAADWRRVIDQAAALGVGTVQFIGGEPTLHPELPALIKHALNVGVSVEVYTNLVHVTPRLWEAFAAPGVSLACSYYSDRPEQHAVITGTAGSHARTRANIAEAVRRSIPLRVGVVDLDDAQRTEQAVAELRSLGVAEVGYDRLRQVGRGIRDQAPSVDQLCGHCASGVLAVSPSGEVWPCVFSRWLPVGNVRTAPLADILTGPGAAEVRGELAERFGSRQTPCVPNMCNPQCGPSCSPACNPTGTCRPAGGCTPIYR; this is encoded by the coding sequence ATGTCAACCGATCTGTCGTTCATGTGGCTGGAGATCACCGGCCGCTGCCAGCTGTCGTGCGCCCACTGCTATGCCGACTCCGGCCCGTCCGGTGACCACGGCACCATGACCGCCGCCGACTGGCGGCGCGTCATCGACCAGGCCGCCGCACTCGGCGTCGGCACCGTCCAGTTCATCGGCGGCGAGCCGACCCTGCACCCCGAGCTACCTGCCCTGATCAAGCATGCCCTGAACGTCGGCGTCAGCGTCGAGGTGTACACCAACCTGGTCCACGTCACGCCGCGGCTGTGGGAGGCGTTCGCCGCGCCCGGTGTGTCGCTGGCGTGCTCGTACTACTCCGACCGGCCCGAGCAGCACGCGGTGATCACCGGTACGGCCGGGTCGCACGCGCGTACTCGCGCGAACATCGCCGAAGCCGTGCGCCGTTCGATCCCGCTGCGCGTCGGGGTGGTCGACCTGGACGACGCGCAGCGCACCGAGCAGGCGGTCGCCGAGCTGCGTTCGCTCGGGGTCGCCGAGGTCGGGTACGACCGGCTACGGCAGGTCGGCCGTGGCATCCGCGACCAGGCGCCCAGCGTCGACCAGCTGTGCGGGCACTGCGCGTCCGGCGTGCTCGCGGTCTCCCCGTCCGGTGAGGTGTGGCCGTGCGTGTTCTCCCGCTGGCTACCGGTCGGCAACGTACGTACCGCGCCGCTGGCCGACATCCTGACCGGCCCGGGCGCTGCTGAGGTTCGGGGAGAGCTGGCCGAGCGGTTCGGCAGCCGGCAGACACCGTGCGTGCCCAACATGTGCAACCCACAGTGCGGGCCGTCGTGTAGCCCGGCCTGCAACCCGACCGGTACCTGCCGGCCGGCCGGGGGCTGCACGCCGATCTACCGGTAG
- a CDS encoding phosphotransferase, with protein sequence MADDADSEVLLTGGRITPGVVRVGDTVRRPRLPTSDLVAELLVHLERQQFTGAPRYLGVDSYGRDVLTYLPGKVPARLQTFTDAQINDAGALLRRLHDATRGCHLTGPRQVVCHHDPGPNNVVFRNERPVAFIDFDTAAPGDPLDDLGYMAWLWCWTAKHTAPPVPVQARQVRLLADTYHLDADTRRCGLVDAMLASQLRNIDFWCQRAATTDDHEQAERMIAWTKRQYDHTTRHRDALDLALRR encoded by the coding sequence ATGGCTGACGATGCCGACAGCGAGGTGCTTCTCACCGGCGGAAGGATTACTCCCGGGGTGGTGCGAGTCGGCGACACGGTTCGTCGTCCCAGACTCCCGACCTCGGACTTGGTCGCCGAGTTGTTGGTTCACTTGGAGCGGCAGCAATTCACCGGAGCACCTCGATACCTCGGCGTCGACTCGTACGGGCGCGACGTGCTGACCTACCTACCCGGCAAGGTACCCGCCCGCCTGCAGACGTTCACCGATGCTCAGATCAACGATGCAGGCGCGTTACTCCGCCGCTTACATGACGCGACCCGCGGCTGTCATTTGACCGGGCCGCGGCAGGTCGTCTGTCACCATGATCCCGGGCCCAACAACGTGGTCTTCCGCAATGAGCGGCCGGTCGCGTTCATCGACTTCGACACTGCCGCGCCTGGCGATCCCCTGGACGACCTCGGCTACATGGCCTGGCTGTGGTGCTGGACTGCCAAGCACACGGCACCGCCCGTTCCGGTCCAGGCACGCCAGGTGCGTCTGCTCGCCGACACCTACCACTTGGACGCGGACACCCGCCGCTGCGGGCTCGTTGACGCGATGCTGGCCAGTCAACTGCGCAACATCGACTTCTGGTGTCAGCGGGCCGCCACCACGGACGACCACGAACAAGCCGAGCGCATGATCGCCTGGACCAAGCGCCAATACGACCACACCACTCGTCACCGCGACGCGCTCGACCTGGCCCTGCGCCGGTAG
- a CDS encoding phosphotransferase has protein sequence MPHPDLTATPAAVDLTETLRGACALRGVSADGARLLHHSSNAVFHLPGADIVARLTPGDDVGDRLRTTQAITRWLVTEHQFPATRPADIEPVETKTATVTFWQYYPQPDPAPNPTATDLARLLRRLHHLDQAPPATLEAWVPLESLDTALHDTTVKTPLTSEERRWLLDEVKRVRDECLSLDYQLNRGLIHGDAWAGNLLRGADGYLLGDWDWLAWGRGKST, from the coding sequence GTGCCGCATCCTGACCTGACCGCCACGCCGGCCGCCGTCGATCTCACCGAGACGCTGCGCGGTGCATGCGCCCTACGTGGTGTCTCAGCCGACGGCGCGCGTCTGCTCCATCATTCCAGCAACGCTGTGTTCCACCTGCCAGGCGCCGACATCGTCGCGCGGCTGACTCCCGGCGACGATGTCGGTGATCGGCTTCGCACCACCCAAGCCATCACCCGCTGGCTGGTGACCGAGCATCAATTCCCGGCCACCAGGCCGGCAGACATCGAACCCGTCGAAACCAAGACCGCCACGGTCACCTTCTGGCAGTACTACCCGCAGCCCGACCCGGCCCCGAATCCCACCGCGACAGACCTGGCCCGGCTGCTGCGCCGACTGCACCACCTCGACCAGGCGCCGCCGGCGACGCTGGAGGCGTGGGTACCTCTCGAATCACTGGACACCGCGCTCCACGACACGACCGTCAAAACCCCGCTGACCTCCGAAGAACGGCGCTGGCTTCTCGACGAGGTCAAGCGCGTCCGCGACGAATGTCTCAGCCTGGACTACCAGCTTAATCGGGGGCTGATTCACGGCGACGCCTGGGCCGGCAACCTGCTACGCGGCGCCGACGGCTACCTGTTGGGCGACTGGGACTGGCTGGCCTGGGGCCGCGGGAAATCGACCTGA
- a CDS encoding helix-turn-helix domain-containing protein gives MGQAPRHLVPSRSAADYFGAQLRHWRQLRGLSQQQLGRLTLHSGSLIGKVEKAERTPPPDLARRCDDILETGGALQRLDPRASVDAQHERNAVSVVPSEVGLAWSSDLADTVEVAGQLWRADVQRRKVVIGAAWSAAAFAAPARDWLAAWAAPNPTRADGRRVGAAEVGVVWSMCGTFANLDHQLGGGHARTTLAHYLSTAVLPMLKGSYSQRTGRQLLAATARLCDIGGFMAFDCRRPGLAQRYYVQALRLAKDSGDRSIGAHILADMSMQAQYMGDGPEALALARAGQRTARDCGSSLSMARCCALEARAHALLGDGGSCGQAMSRAERALTAATDEEPSWVTFFTSEQLAAEFMYAAGELGRHADVQRFAPAVLASSAGMQRRLALATTALASSYLPGSGTGNHTADIDQACEVLRTAVPVAATLASPRTVNMLHAVRAQLRAHRSRPAVEQLDSEMESVLGAAS, from the coding sequence ATGGGTCAAGCGCCCCGCCACCTGGTGCCGTCGCGTTCGGCGGCGGACTACTTCGGCGCGCAGCTGCGGCACTGGCGACAACTGCGCGGGCTGTCCCAGCAGCAGCTCGGCCGCTTGACGTTGCACAGCGGCTCGCTGATCGGCAAGGTCGAGAAGGCCGAACGCACACCGCCACCGGACCTGGCGCGCCGGTGCGACGACATTCTGGAGACCGGCGGTGCGCTGCAGCGCCTGGACCCGCGGGCCAGCGTCGACGCCCAGCATGAGCGCAACGCAGTCTCCGTCGTACCGTCCGAGGTTGGCCTTGCGTGGTCATCCGATCTGGCCGATACGGTGGAGGTCGCTGGTCAACTGTGGAGGGCTGACGTGCAACGGCGCAAGGTGGTGATCGGCGCGGCCTGGTCGGCCGCCGCGTTCGCCGCACCCGCCCGCGACTGGCTCGCCGCCTGGGCCGCACCGAACCCGACGCGTGCCGATGGCCGGCGGGTGGGTGCGGCCGAGGTGGGCGTCGTCTGGTCGATGTGCGGCACCTTCGCCAACCTCGATCACCAGCTCGGCGGCGGCCACGCCCGCACGACGCTCGCGCACTACCTGAGCACTGCGGTGCTGCCGATGCTCAAGGGCAGCTACAGCCAACGCACCGGCAGACAGCTGTTGGCGGCTACCGCGCGGCTGTGCGACATCGGCGGGTTCATGGCCTTCGACTGCCGCCGACCCGGCCTCGCGCAGCGCTACTACGTCCAGGCGCTGCGGCTGGCAAAGGACAGCGGCGACCGCAGCATCGGCGCACACATCCTGGCCGACATGTCCATGCAGGCCCAGTACATGGGCGACGGACCGGAAGCGCTCGCGCTGGCCCGAGCCGGTCAACGCACTGCGCGCGACTGCGGGTCGTCGCTGTCGATGGCGCGCTGCTGCGCCCTGGAAGCCCGAGCGCACGCGCTGCTCGGCGACGGCGGCTCGTGCGGTCAGGCCATGAGCCGCGCCGAACGGGCCCTGACCGCGGCCACCGACGAGGAACCGTCCTGGGTCACCTTCTTCACCTCCGAACAACTCGCGGCGGAGTTCATGTACGCCGCGGGCGAGCTGGGTCGACACGCCGACGTGCAGCGGTTCGCACCCGCCGTGCTCGCGTCGTCAGCAGGCATGCAACGGCGCCTGGCCCTGGCGACGACCGCCCTCGCCTCCTCTTACCTGCCGGGCAGCGGCACCGGCAACCACACCGCGGACATCGACCAAGCATGCGAGGTACTGCGCACCGCCGTCCCGGTGGCTGCGACGCTCGCGAGCCCGCGAACGGTCAACATGCTGCACGCGGTTCGAGCGCAGCTTCGCGCCCACCGCTCCCGACCCGCTGTCGAGCAACTGGACAGCGAGATGGAGAGCGTTCTCGGTGCCGCATCCTGA
- a CDS encoding GPP34 family phosphoprotein, translating to MSELEAAYERERRLLDELAASIASYRLGSRRIYGQWGVAGELLRILTNPFDGRHEACSQTLRMALVAGVLAELVLAGWASCMDASAADPVPSGRRRQRRVPGAVFVDTRRDTDSVLAVSRRPDAAHRWVVECVLSQRQPRSARDWIVELAEHRTPSRTRGDPRLDYAVEDLVADRLVRAGVARRERGPRGQTRLLPADGHLTGALNATVRIPRMISHGATLSTEDAVIAALMDRVGLSRRIRRDTTYRTVSLASTLPLLPADLRRLVQHAYAAFARDAATAI from the coding sequence GTGAGTGAGCTTGAGGCCGCGTACGAGCGGGAGCGGCGGCTGCTGGATGAGCTGGCGGCCAGCATTGCGTCGTACCGGCTTGGTTCGCGTCGGATCTACGGCCAGTGGGGAGTTGCCGGTGAGCTGCTGCGGATTCTGACCAACCCGTTCGATGGCCGGCATGAGGCGTGCTCGCAGACGTTGCGGATGGCGCTGGTGGCGGGTGTCTTGGCCGAGCTGGTGTTGGCCGGCTGGGCGAGCTGTATGGACGCCAGCGCGGCCGATCCGGTTCCGTCTGGGCGCCGCCGGCAACGGCGGGTGCCGGGCGCGGTGTTCGTGGACACGCGCCGGGACACCGACAGTGTGTTGGCGGTGTCCCGTAGGCCGGACGCGGCACATCGCTGGGTGGTGGAGTGCGTGCTGAGCCAGCGGCAGCCGCGCAGTGCCCGGGACTGGATCGTTGAGCTGGCCGAGCATCGCACTCCGAGCCGCACCCGCGGCGATCCGCGGCTGGACTACGCCGTCGAGGATCTGGTCGCCGACCGGCTCGTCAGGGCTGGCGTGGCGCGCCGTGAACGCGGTCCCCGCGGCCAGACTCGTCTGCTGCCGGCCGACGGGCACCTGACCGGAGCGCTCAACGCAACCGTCCGGATCCCGCGCATGATTTCGCATGGCGCCACCCTGTCCACCGAAGATGCCGTGATCGCCGCGCTGATGGACCGGGTCGGGCTCTCGCGTCGGATCCGCCGCGACACCACCTACCGCACCGTCAGCCTCGCCTCGACCCTGCCGCTGCTCCCGGCGGACCTGCGGCGACTCGTGCAGCACGCGTACGCGGCGTTCGCCCGCGACGCCGCTACCGCAATATAG
- a CDS encoding APC family permease: MLCGVVTTMYAATQVTAVPWAFAVVAGVIGLFLPGYLAMSKRTANPGAFYSIIAQGLSRSVALAAGPIAYLAYVALQIGLYGLIGPFASGVLSGWTGLHITTLQVQLPAWALVLLSGLFRIKITGWFVSTLMLCEVALVVVLDAFLAPHPYQGVPQWGTLNPAHLLGGTAGGVATTVCIAFLAFVGVELGVVMQSETRNRKRAILRGTVTAMLLITALYSLTSWLMGWVAGDHHLVHRAQVEAQNLLFDLARPYVGPAVIDAANALFGTSVLIALITFAMTCNRYAFSLAREGFWFPAAVGRPSIRQGVPATAAFLQAGIGLAAIGVWYVAAWDPLVTLFYYGGTLGGFMVMVLFALVSLSVFVYFRRRHRAGERDTESRLVRAVLPLLAFVLLGVMVVLSVINYDVMLGVAPGSPLRWILPAIPFALLLALGTLGLVLRRTRPQRWRRIGLGTDADLADDTQTEGALA, encoded by the coding sequence GTGCTGTGCGGCGTGGTCACCACCATGTACGCCGCGACGCAGGTCACCGCGGTCCCGTGGGCGTTCGCCGTGGTGGCCGGCGTGATCGGCCTGTTCCTGCCCGGCTATCTGGCGATGAGCAAACGCACCGCCAACCCCGGCGCCTTCTACTCGATCATCGCCCAAGGACTGTCCCGATCGGTCGCGCTGGCCGCCGGCCCGATCGCCTACCTCGCCTACGTCGCGCTGCAGATCGGCCTGTACGGGCTGATCGGCCCGTTCGCCTCCGGGGTGCTGTCGGGCTGGACCGGGCTGCACATCACCACCCTGCAGGTGCAACTCCCCGCCTGGGCGCTGGTACTGCTCTCCGGGCTGTTCCGGATCAAGATCACTGGCTGGTTCGTCTCGACGTTGATGCTGTGCGAGGTCGCCCTCGTGGTCGTGCTGGACGCCTTCCTCGCCCCGCACCCGTACCAGGGCGTGCCGCAGTGGGGGACGCTGAATCCGGCGCACCTGCTCGGCGGCACGGCCGGCGGGGTCGCGACCACGGTGTGCATCGCGTTCCTCGCCTTCGTCGGCGTCGAGCTTGGCGTGGTGATGCAGTCCGAGACCCGCAACCGCAAACGGGCCATCCTGCGCGGCACCGTGACCGCGATGCTTCTCATCACCGCCCTGTACTCGCTGACGTCCTGGCTGATGGGCTGGGTCGCCGGCGACCACCACCTGGTGCACCGCGCGCAGGTCGAAGCGCAGAACCTGCTGTTCGACCTCGCCCGCCCCTACGTCGGCCCGGCGGTCATCGACGCCGCGAACGCGCTGTTCGGCACGTCGGTGCTGATCGCGCTGATCACGTTCGCGATGACCTGCAACCGGTACGCGTTCTCCCTCGCCCGGGAGGGCTTCTGGTTCCCCGCAGCGGTCGGGCGCCCCAGCATCCGGCAGGGCGTACCGGCCACCGCGGCGTTCCTGCAGGCCGGGATCGGGCTGGCGGCCATCGGCGTCTGGTACGTGGCCGCCTGGGACCCGCTGGTGACCCTGTTCTACTACGGCGGCACCCTCGGCGGATTCATGGTCATGGTCCTGTTCGCACTGGTGAGCCTGTCGGTGTTCGTGTACTTCCGCCGCCGCCACCGCGCCGGGGAACGCGATACCGAGTCGCGCCTGGTTCGCGCGGTGCTGCCGCTGCTTGCGTTCGTACTGCTGGGCGTGATGGTCGTCCTGTCGGTGATCAACTACGACGTCATGCTCGGCGTCGCGCCGGGCAGCCCGCTGCGCTGGATCCTGCCCGCAATCCCCTTCGCCCTGCTCCTCGCGCTCGGCACACTCGGCCTGGTACTGCGCCGCACCCGGCCGCAGCGATGGCGGCGCATCGGACTCGGCACCGACGCCGACCTCGCCGACGACACCCAGACCGAAGGAGCCCTGGCATGA
- a CDS encoding GNAT family N-acetyltransferase, whose amino-acid sequence MHHHTPATEHDYLGFLAVAPEHQARGIGSRLLREHHHRLDHQARPAYLVASNQHSARLYARHGYRPLPGARYELRLLAGGSMYRMWRTPPPTD is encoded by the coding sequence CTGCACCACCACACACCGGCCACCGAACACGACTACCTCGGATTCCTGGCCGTCGCCCCCGAACACCAAGCACGAGGCATCGGCAGCCGCCTCCTGCGCGAGCACCACCACCGGCTCGACCACCAGGCAAGACCCGCCTACCTGGTCGCCTCCAACCAGCACAGCGCACGCCTCTACGCCCGACACGGCTACCGGCCACTGCCCGGCGCGCGCTACGAACTGCGACTCCTGGCGGGCGGATCGATGTACCGCATGTGGCGCACCCCGCCGCCCACCGACTGA